A stretch of DNA from Takifugu rubripes chromosome 15, fTakRub1.2, whole genome shotgun sequence:
CATGTCATTTCATTTCAAGGATTCCTGGAATCAATAGTAATGACTCCCTCTTATCCTGCGACAggtaaaatgtaatatttacaaCCTCTCTCAATCAGCGAACTGGTAAATACCAGAATTTTTGATTATATTGAACAGTTTTTAAGCAAAATTGAAAATTCCATTTAGCTGAGATTAAACCGACGGTTCCCGTTCCTTCTACCAATTTGCTTCTGCAAGTTCAATGTTTGCAAATGTACTTTCAACATGTGTCCCCATTATGAAAAGATGTGGTTCGTGTGATGAGTGGACACTGCCGTCTTTATCTTTATTAATCAATAAAACTGCCAGGAAAATTTGAATTTCTTCAAAGTGGATCAGAGAGTATCTAAATATCCACTGTAATAATTTGATATAAAAGTTAAAATGGTTCTTTTAGCGGGTTTGGTATCATTTAGGACAGTTTATGATATTGTTGTGCTGTAGTTGCATATGTAGGCCACAATCTAGATAATCTGCTCCAGTATCATGTGAAGCCGCACACCTCAACCCCAAAATTGAAAGTGAGCGTTTCAAAGATCTCAGCAATGGAGTGAAAGAAGACTTGTTGTTGTACTCGTTTCATTCGTGGTATCAGCAGATTAAACcgggaggggggaaagaaaaacaactgtgTGGACACCTTAATGGAGGATGGATGAGTTTTTACAAAAGAATAACACAAAAGTTTTTACAAATACCACCACAGCTCTCACCGGTCCCCCCGTGTTAGTGCTTTAGTGTCTGGTCTGTGCAGTGACTTTGCAGTGGCGCTGAGAAAGAGGTGTGAGTGAATCATAAACATTCCCATACTGCACAGTCCATCCTCCCTATCTGCTGTCCTGAGCAGCCTTCCTCCATTTGCTGCAGTGGAGGCTGACCttgagtgcgtgtgtgcgtgtttgtgtgtgtgtgtgtaaggattCACACTCGAATCAAAAAGCAGAAGTCAAGTAAACAGTGCAGAAAACGGTAGAGATGCAGATAACGCTCTTATCCTGCTCTTCCTTAACTCCGATTTCAGAGTCTGTCTGTCAGTATTTGCTCTGAGGGCGTGACACTAGGAGTCCACGTGACCCCTGGTGTGCAGTTACACCTCCGGCAGCATATTTCCTCCTCTGTAATGTACCTGAATGTCATAGCAAGGTCTCTCTGGTGTCATCTATAATCCAGGTCTGTTAAGTTTTCACAATTAAAAATTGGTACGTTGACATTCTGGTCCCTCCCTGGGTTTTCTGCGACCACTCTTTCCTCGCTGCGACAATAAACATTGGAAATAGGTTCACCTGCTCCTTTGTGTGTGGCCTGGGAACTTTTCCTGGGTGTATTCCCTATCCTTATATCCAGTAACACTCCTTCCTCAATCCTAAACATCCCAAAGTCTTACCTTAATCACTAAGAGTCCTCATAAAAGATGGTTCTTTAGGGTTGTTAGTCCAAATTTTAAAGCTTGTTTTGATCtaactcctctctcctctcagccaCATGGTCCTCGCAGGCTCTTGAGATGTCTGTAGGGAAGGTCCCCTTTATGGAGGCCCTTAATGGCAGCACGGTCATGCTGCCGTGCACGTACTCCAGCTGTATCGGCATCAAGGACCTTTACTTTAGCTGGCAGTTTAATGACAACGGCACCATGAAAAAGGTGAGTCTACAGGTGATGCTGGTGCCTTGCCGGTCCCTCTGGATTCCTGACAGCTTGTTGGTCTCTTCAGGTGTGTGAGTCGACGATCGTGGCGCAGGGGGTGATGCCCGTTGTGAAAATCATGCGAAAGCGCGTCGAGTTTGTGGGCAACAACGTCAACAACAACGTCTCCATCCTGTTGTGGAACATCACCTTTGAGGATGGAGGCCAGTACACGTGTTTCGGGatcaaccccaaagagaagttCAAGAACCACAGCGCCACGTTTGAGCTCATCGTGGTGGACGAGCGTGAGTGGTCCAATCCAGAGGAGGCCCGGTTTGGCTTGGGTTACCTTGGGTTACTCGACACACCACAATCAACCACAATAATCAAACCTTTGACCCCAACCACTGTGAAGACCACCTGAATATCTCAATGGCGTGTTTGAGAGCTGGGCTTCAATAAAGATCTACCCTGGTCTTCCAGAAGTCTATGATTACGTCATTGGTTGTTGAGATCTTGAGGAGTAGATTGTTGGTCCATAACCTGATGGAATAGGAGTGGTCCTAATACAGAGCCCTGAGTTGACCCAGACAGGAGCTGAGTGTAGCTGGTAGTGGTCTGTTGCTAAGGAAAGTGGGGCGGCTTTTCATTGATTAGAATATCAGCGATGAcagtgttgaaagctgagcccTGATCTCACAACGGGGAAAAGCAATGGAAGCGCTGAGACACGTCTGATCCAGATTTATCCCTGAACTGTGATGTCTCTGAGATCAGGGCGTGGCCGACTCTGCTGAACTGGCCTAACTGAGCTGGGATCAAGGGGATTTGTGGGCTGGATCTTACTGTTTTGGTGGGGTTCTGAAACTAAAGACATCGGCCTGAACGCAAGGATCCCAAATTTTATTCACTGAAACTGTTGGGGTTCCGTACTGAGAGTGAACAGCGCAACAATCTTTGCTGTTTTGACTTACAGGAAAGGAAATTTAGAGGAAGGAAATTTTTAAATCAACTGtcgagagagagacagatggatgTCTAAGTCTGCTATCAGGAAATAAATCCTGATCAGGAAATATATGATGGCTGGGATTTATCTCCTCCACTCTTCTGACCTGGCTTTGACCTGTGTTATTCTAAGATTAAAGGTCAAATATAATTAGATTCCTCTACTTTGACGAGACAGACACGTGTTGCATGTGttcttataataataatgatgtaatATAAGTCCTCAAACCTTTTTAATGATCATTCACCCCTTGGGTTGAGAGAGTCAGCCCCAGTTATTACCCAGACAAAGTCATTAATAGCAGGCCTTTCCCTAAACGTATGGAATTACACACATTTTAAGTCTCTGTTGTTATATTTTAAACCAGTTCTTAACAGTTTATCTCCATACAGGTGCTGGTATACTTTgtttcctcatcctctctttcttcctcctcttgtcttTTGTTGATGCCGCAGTGAGATCGGTGGACAACACGCTGACCATCATCATAGCCTccgctgtgggcggagccatcgCTTTATTAATGGGCTTCATGCTGCTCAAGAACTTTACTCTCTTTGTTCTTTCCAAGCTTGAGGAGAAAAAGTGAGTTAAATCCTGCATTCAGTAACCACATCCGACTGAATtctaactgcccccccccccccccccccccctattgcAGTAAGGAGTGCCTTGTAACGTCATCAGGGATCGACAACACTGAAAACGGCCTCTCAGGATCCAAGGCTGCGACAAAGCCGacaccaaaaaagaaatgagaaagtGCATGTAACCGTCCCAACAATCATGTCCTATGTTTTGCAcattctttgtcttctttttgaAAACTGGTTGTGGCCTTTATGGGGCAAAAGGCACATATACAATATGCAATGAAGAGCAACTGATACAGCTGAAAACACGTCTGTTTGAGTTTGTTGTCAGAGTCTGAACGGCATGTGAAGATCACAGGTGCTTTACACACGTCTCACTTTTGCAGTTTCCGTTTCCAGCTGAAGCTTTGGGCTCATCGTCAACATCAGTTTCTTCGGTTGCTTTTTGCACCGAACGGTGTGAATGTCAGTGAGGGAAAGGCTGCTAGTTCACAGGCACAAGTGCTTCAGATGGATGGACGTGGACCACGTGTGCAGCCTGTGAACCACAGACGGCCCTGCtggaattgtgtgtgtgcacataaaaaacacaataataaGTGAGAGAAATGACAAAAGCAGCTGTATATCACTCTTGCACAGTCATTTTGTTCCTATTTGCTTTAATGCCACAATATATGAACCATTATCTTCTTGTACAATATTTAAaacttttactgttttctttccctttttttcctctgaataATGTAAATGCTTGAAATGTGAATTAATGACAGCTGGGCTGAATTAATCTCTCTTTATTGAATGCAAACCAACCTGTGGACCACATCTAAGCTACATATTGCATAACAAGGCTTTAAGCACACAAATGTGATAACAGCTAATCGTAGTCAAGCATTTGAAATAAAAACGCGAACATAAGATTGTAGAATTCAGCCCAGCTCCTCATCCTGGACTTGTCTTTGCTGGCTCTGAAACACAGGTGCCTGTTAGCGCTCGGCTCCACCGTCACAGGGGACGTGTTGCAAAACCGCTCATGCAGCTCATAAACCTGAGCAGTAGAATGTGAAGCTTCTGAGATGATAGCCAATCCCCTGGCACCCTAGAAAACAAATGGTTCCCTGTtaatgatgcagcttttaaaccAAATAAACTGTCCTGTTAAAGCATGCGCATTGCGAGACAACAGAGGTATTTTTTGGacagaaaaaaccccaaacatatTCTGATCTTCTCTTTAGAAGATTCATGCATCCATTTTATTCAATGTCATCCCCATCATGTTACCTGttcttcaggaggggggggggggggggctgcttggGCTGTAAATGAGAGCCCCAGCACGTACCAAAAAAATACCACTAGCAGCTGATCAACATATTAGGAGATGAATGTGTGAAACACTTTACACTTTACCTTCAAAGCACTGTGATAAGTCTGAAGctctaataatgataataataataataataataataataataataatcgtcgtcatcatcatcatcccgtTTGGTTGCTGGCTTGAAGCAATAATGCACAGATGATACATTGGACTATTTTGTGTGAGGCATGTATACGTTCAGTTGAGCACAATGTGATGAATTTGGTACTGGAGTTATGACAGGATACATCTGATTTGAAGTGATGAATGTGATGTGGACAAGCTTAAATAATACTGGATTACAGTGACTGAGTCGTATGGGACTATCACAATGACGTGCCCAATAAACATGAAGCGAACATCTGCTTAAAACTCCCTGTGATTATTTCAAACAGTGTATCTTATTTTTAATccacagaaaaagaaataaatgcataagtaaataaataaatgaaaaatatctGTATTGTTGACTTGATGGTTCGCCCCTCGCTGGCTTGAATATCTTTATGTGATATGCAGATTTTAAAATTACATTATTATTGGAAAGAAACACATTATAAAGGATGGATCATTTAAAACAGATCAAATTTGATAAACATAAGATGCCATTTATTTCTCACCATTATATGGTTAAAATCCAAggcagttttctctgtcaactggactgggtttcttctcttgaagacgtttcgccttctgggtctccttaaacagaggtggtggcctgaggcacttcctatcacccacatacaatgcagtcctccactccttccaacagcaaaacaaacatttacaccattccaggagacccagtgacccaccaccatgtgatccagcagacaaaggggagacacctcaacagaaactaggtgaacgacccgaccaacgaccctgctaacgactctcaggtgacccccccagatcattagcatgcagatggtccacaggggctatatattttcaagctctctccccagcgatttcagaactcaagaagccttctggatagaaggcgaaacgtcttcaagagaagaaacccagtccagttgacagagaaaactaccttggatacaatgacctggatgattgagaatctacacagacatggTTAAAATCGTTTGTCATTCGATTGtttcataataataattactgcTGATGGTGCCTCTGCCTATAGGAaagttcagaggtcaaagacctTTTTGTATAAGAGGATTAGGAGAGGATTTCTTCCCTAATATGAAACATTCATTCACCTGATGGATTATGAACAGTGTTGAAAACAGCAAACGCTCATAATTAAAGGCGTCTTCAGTAAAATTAATGATAAAGGCAACAACTATTAAAACAAAGACTTACATGTGCTTATATGAAAAATATATAtgcatgtaaaataaaacagaaaacaaacccAGTCACAGTAAGAAGCCACATAGTCACATACAAGTCATGTATTTCTTTATCTTTGAGCATTTTAGGTGACAATCTGGATCCTAAAGAGCTTTTTTGTTGCAGACACGCACCAACCTGCAGATACGCATCTgaccagcaggtgtcagcagaCACCAGCGTGCGGAGGATGAACGTGCGGGCAGTTCTGACCCAAACGGCCCCCGAGAGTGGCACCGCAGAGACAGACTCTTCCATATCGACGCAACTTTGGTGAACGCAGTTTGGTAGTTTAGTATTTACACGCGATTCTCGCGTCAGTGTGCTCAAACCGGCCGAAAATATATTTTGTCAACTAAAAGTTACAATCTGACTGTCAGAAtgataaatgataaattaaTTTTGTGATTTAAACGAAttaaattgtttatttgtttcaaTCCCTGTAAAGCCCCTATCTTAATATCATGGAGCCCAAACCATCGACCCACCTCGCGGTAGGTTGTGCACAGTGGCTTCACATATCAATTTCCCTCGCGGTTAATTTTTTTCATCTCAGTGGCGCCTGTGGATCACTTTCACGCTGCACCAGAGGCCACCACAGTGCCTTTAAATATTCGATGAACGGGGAGTGTCCTCCAACTTCCATCCAAATAAATGCTCTTGCGGTGGAGCCGCTCACAGCAGGCGCGCGTGGACAGGGAGAGCGCCGCTGCAAAAGTTGCACACGCGCCTCTGAGGGGGAACTGTGATCTTCCGCAATAAGCttgttttgcctgctttttgAAACCTTACCTGCTTCGTGGAAGTGTCACGGCCCCACACCCCGCTACCCCCTTTTAGccctcctctccatctgcaTTGCATCTGTGCGCAAATGTCGACGCACGTTTCACGGCTCCGACAGACAAAGAGAAGCCGAGTGTGACTCCAAGTCTCGGGGACTAATGCCCAAATTCATAGGAAAAGACGTGAATGCATTTTAGTGGCATCTCAGCTGCCTGGGTTGGtttaggtttcttttttttaggtcCACATTTGCGCAGAGAAAAGCGGAGATCTGGGGCGCACAGGTTGGCGCGCTCAGCAAGGTGCCAACAGATCGGTCTGCGCAGCGTCGCCGCACACATCTACTGACAGTTTGGACCTAACTGGACCAAAATCCCACCGCTCGACTCACACCACCCGATATCCTGCGGTGTTTGACTGGGAAAGATGGGTTTGTATGCACAGTAGTCTGGggcggagaggagggggggtatGGGCGGGGCTGAGGCGCCTCTCATTTCCCCTCCACGCTTAGCGGGGCAGCAGGGCTGGAGAGACCTCCGGGGAGAACAGTCGCCAGTCCAGCACGGAGACCTGCCTGGCCAAAAAACCGCGCCTCACACTTGCCAGGATTGCCAGATATTCCTGAAAAATACACCTGCTCTTTATGGCATGTGGCTTGTAACTTTACTCCTGCTGTACTCTCTCCAAGAAGGTAAGAGAAAGGAAAACGCCGGAGATATTCCCCATCCTGCGCCCCAGAGTCTTGCTGTTTATTAAGAAGTTGACTGAAAAGTGATGAATGATGGAAATGAGTTTTGTTCGCGATGGTGGTTGACACCCGTGGCTCCTGCCTCGATGGCACGTCAGCAGCCTTGAGATGGGGCATTAATCGAAAACGACTCTCGATCAAAATGTTTCCAAAAGCGCAGGAAGATGGATATTGGAGGGGAAATTTggaagtgatttttcttttcttattggaGGAGCGTTTTGTGGTTTTTATCCAGCGGCCTCAGATGGCACTGGGAGCAGGGATTGTTTTCGCATTACCAACTCCAGTTATGAATATGTAAAATGGCTGAATAGGGAGAATGAGGTGCAAATGCtgagggagggtgagagagggatgaaaacacGCATCCGCCTGCAATTTTAGCATTTGTTTACCAATTTTACTGCAGATTCAATCGAAAAGTGGCCCTGCTGTAAAGTTTTGGAGGGATTCCCGTGATTTTTTTTGATGCATCTGAGCCATCGGTGTGCATCATATGATTATTGCAGATGTTTTTTGGTTGATTGTGTTCTGCACAGGGGTGCCAGAGATGCGGCcgtttattttcttttagacGATTTTCCGAACAATTTTGTGGCCTTAAATGCTGGTCATAGTAAATGGTTCCTATTGCATTTTAGTAAACACTGATTTGACAAGAGGCTCGTTTTCAAATAGATCGATAAAGGCCGCAATTACAGCATTCGGATCTGTCCTCGTTTCATTCATTTGCAtattccccccctttttttgtctAGATGctatttataaatatataaaaggcGGCTTTGCTTAAAGTGATTTTTTTCGGTATTCACGCAGCAAAGCCCTGACCCTAATGCAAAGTTGATCTTCTGCTATTACACTGCATTATAATAATCCTGAACAAATCTCTGTCGAAAATAACAGAAGTTCAACACTGTCTCCATGCACATGACAGCTTTTGCCCTCCTCCAGGCCTTTGTGTCGCCTGCTCTGCGTGGAAACCCTGCTTGCATGCTGTTTTGGCCATTCTTGGTAAATGTTCCGACAGGATAAAAATTTGTATGAATAAATTCTGATGGTTGCGTTTGACGGAATGAGGAATATGGCTGCTCACGACGCAAACCTCTTCACCAAACTAGGCCACTGGGTCCATTTGAGATCTTcggaaatgaaacatttcacaTATTTGTGCCTTTGTATGGGTTTTTTAATTTACAATTAACGCCTCATCTATAGACGCTGATGGGTTGCAGCCTGTCTCCACCGCCCTCGTTAATatttatggttgttttttttattattattattacaatttGAAAGATGTGAGTCCAGAGCCTCGATGGCGTCTGTGGAATCATAGAAATATGCGCAAATTTATTCCACCAATTGGGGAAACTCCGGGGCGTTGGTGGGCGCCGATTATAGACTTGCCCGGTCATGTTCCTCACTAATGGCGCACCTGGACCCCTCGGACGCGCTCgtcactctgtgtgtgcgtgtgtgtgtgtgtgtgtgtgtgtgtgtgtgtgtgtgtgtgtgtgtgtcgcgcGATCTGACGGGGGACACCCCTTTAAGTTTggtcattttttttatcataaCCGATGTGTTTTccaaatatataaaatattcatattaATTCATATTCCGATTAAAACGTTTAAAACGTTCCGattatttttaataatcagTCTGTCGATTATTTAATATGGGTTCAAGTATATTCCGATATTGTGATCGGAAATGTCACATTGTCACAAGCATTCCAGGTTTAAACGTGAACTCTTCCAGCTTTTATTTAAACACGCAGGTTAAACCTCCACGAGTATTAATTAGGAATTAATGAAATTACTTTCAAAAGCCAGAGCtcacacattttcaaaataatatTTCGTTTCAAATTAAAACTCAAGCATGCtgcaaaatatgcaaaaaaaaagaatagaaaaaaaagcaccccTCAGCTGCCCCCAATTCTGTGATTCCCTTTGCGAGGCTGCACAATTAAAGCCACAATCTGAGCTCCATTGAGTGTCAGCGCTGTGAGGTGGGGGGGCGATCATTACTCGGGCAGGCACAAGCATACATTATTTTAATCAGCTGACACCTGACATTACTTCAATCCCTAAAACAGCCACATTAAAAGGGTTATATTAAGCAATCAACAGATCTCTATTGTAGTTTCTCTCTTTTGGATCCAAAACACCTTTTATGTGGagcgctaaccctaacctattgCCTGAAGCGAAAATAGTGGACAAACACGTTCATTTTGGCCCAGTCAATCACCGTAACAACTACAGTTTGATTTCATAAATCAAGAATCACAAATTTCCCCTATTTTCCCTCGCCGGGCCCTGTTCCAGAGCAATTAGAGCCGATTGGCCTCTTCACCAGATCTGACACTTGTATCCATGCGCCTTCCCTTTTCTTCACATCAGTTCTAAATGTCAATgagattaaaacaacaacaacaaatgcaaACCGATCTCTTCCtcccaaaaaaagaaacccagtgATGCTAAATCGAGCCGGACCTCCCCCAGATCTCATTGGATGGCGACGTTTCTCATTTCCAGAAGGAGGGAACATTTGGCAAATGTCAGATCTCTGAAGCAAGTagtagttgggttttttttttttttgatctctatctctccctccatctccatctctccctccatctccacctctccctccctccatcgctCCCTCTCACAGTaactcccctccctctctctccctcatcaCTAGGCAGAATTAaaggttgggggagggggagtgtATGCAGACTGTGCTGGGACTTGTGATGCACAGATTTGATATTCACATTAACTGAGAAACTGGCTGCTTTGatgtgggtgtgggggtgtggggggggatgcAGGTCCCACGGGGACTGCTGAAGtagcacacttttttttttactgacacaGCACAGTCAGTGGGGGTTTGGGGTGGAGGGAGCACACTGTTGGGGACAGGGTGTactgaaaaacaggaagtgacttgtAGTGTTCCCCCCCTGTGCTGGTTAGACGCGATCTCAACACTTTTTTCACGCGCCTCTCCTTGTGGATACGAATCCACCTCCCATCATCCCTGTGCATCCACCCCTGGCGGTAAATTTGCACCGAT
This window harbors:
- the scn4bb gene encoding sodium channel, voltage-gated, type IV, beta b, whose protein sequence is MEVQWFGAETPKLGSPLRVVCLIVSILLATWSSQALEMSVGKVPFMEALNGSTVMLPCTYSSCIGIKDLYFSWQFNDNGTMKKVCESTIVAQGVMPVVKIMRKRVEFVGNNVNNNVSILLWNITFEDGGQYTCFGINPKEKFKNHSATFELIVVDELRSVDNTLTIIIASAVGGAIALLMGFMLLKNFTLFVLSKLEEKNKECLVTSSGIDNTENGLSGSKAATKPTPKKK